Proteins encoded in a region of the Methanobrevibacter millerae genome:
- the lysA gene encoding diaminopimelate decarboxylase, with translation MDLNIKVNEKNHLDIGGADAVDIAEEFGTPTYVIDENRIRDNYNRFYSAFSKYYPDFKVFYACKANTNLAVMKILESEGCCIDAVSPGEVYTAKKLGFDGQRILFTGNNITNEELKFVHEEGAVLNIDSVSALNRLAKIIDPEGVKISFRVNPMVGAGHHDHCITGGVMSKFGIMDSEASEVYQQAKDLGFNPVGMHSHIGSGILDPEPFKLAIESTMDIAGKVHQDVGIDFEFVDFGGGVGIPYTPEEKIVDLDKFAEVNIGLFKEKLEEFDMGSPTMYLEPGRFLVGDASVLLVTVNSVKQSYRKFIGVDAGFHTLLRPAMYDSYHHIVDASKMDAPNTQEVDIAGNVCESGDLFARDRPMPDVEEGDVLGIMNAGAYGFTMSSNYNSRPLASEILVTDGKCQIVRERQSFEDLYAQQIIPDHLK, from the coding sequence ATGGATTTAAATATTAAAGTCAATGAAAAAAACCATTTGGATATAGGTGGAGCTGATGCAGTAGATATTGCAGAAGAATTTGGAACTCCAACATATGTTATTGATGAAAATAGGATTAGAGATAACTATAACAGATTTTATAGTGCATTTTCTAAATATTATCCTGATTTCAAAGTATTTTATGCATGTAAAGCTAATACAAACCTAGCTGTAATGAAAATTTTGGAAAGCGAAGGATGCTGCATTGATGCAGTTTCTCCTGGTGAAGTTTACACTGCTAAAAAATTAGGTTTCGACGGTCAAAGAATTCTTTTTACAGGTAACAACATTACCAATGAAGAATTGAAATTCGTTCATGAAGAAGGTGCTGTTTTAAATATTGACTCTGTTTCAGCACTCAACAGGTTAGCTAAAATCATCGATCCTGAAGGAGTTAAAATTTCATTTAGGGTCAACCCGATGGTCGGTGCAGGACACCATGATCACTGTATCACCGGAGGAGTCATGAGTAAATTTGGTATTATGGATTCTGAAGCTAGTGAAGTTTATCAACAGGCAAAAGATTTAGGATTCAATCCAGTTGGTATGCATTCTCATATAGGTTCAGGTATTTTAGACCCTGAACCATTCAAATTAGCTATTGAATCTACTATGGATATTGCAGGAAAAGTCCATCAGGATGTTGGAATTGACTTTGAATTTGTTGATTTCGGTGGTGGAGTAGGTATTCCATACACTCCTGAAGAAAAAATCGTGGACTTGGACAAATTCGCAGAAGTCAATATAGGATTATTCAAGGAAAAACTGGAAGAGTTCGATATGGGTTCACCTACAATGTATCTCGAACCTGGAAGATTCCTTGTTGGTGATGCAAGTGTGCTTTTAGTAACCGTAAACAGCGTCAAACAAAGTTACAGAAAATTCATCGGTGTAGATGCAGGTTTCCACACACTCCTCAGACCTGCAATGTATGATTCATACCACCACATTGTAGATGCAAGCAAAATGGATGCTCCTAATACTCAGGAAGTCGACATTGCAGGTAATGTCTGTGAATCCGGAGACTTGTTTGCACGTGACAGGCCAATGCCTGATGTTGAAGAAGGAGATGTCTTAGGAATAATGAATGCAGGAGCATATGGTTTTACAATGTCTTCAAACTACAACTCAAGACCATTGGCATCAGAAATATTGGTAACTGATGGAAAATGCCAAATAGTACGTGAAAGACAATCATTTGAAGATTTATATGCGCAGCAAATAATTCCTGATCATTTAAAATAA
- a CDS encoding NUDIX domain-containing protein: MEKPYGLTMRGIVKNDDGKILVLRRHPKSKTNPHKWELPGGKIEKCEFFDEALIREIREETGLDIKVGDFGEAVQDDYPHKRTVQLIMYAKDISGEVKISDEHDDWMWAGVEEIKSLDITSSLEKIIEKKNSEL, encoded by the coding sequence ATGGAAAAACCTTACGGATTGACAATGAGAGGCATAGTAAAAAACGATGATGGAAAAATTTTAGTCCTGAGAAGACATCCGAAATCAAAAACAAATCCTCACAAATGGGAACTGCCCGGTGGAAAAATAGAAAAATGCGAATTTTTTGATGAAGCATTGATTCGTGAAATCCGGGAAGAAACCGGTCTTGACATTAAAGTTGGAGACTTTGGAGAAGCAGTTCAGGATGATTATCCTCACAAAAGAACAGTGCAGTTAATAATGTATGCAAAAGACATTTCAGGTGAAGTCAAAATAAGCGATGAGCATGATGATTGGATGTGGGCTGGTGTTGAAGAGATTAAATCTCTGGATATTACATCATCTCTTGAAAAAATAATAGAAAAAAAGAATAGTGAACTTTAG
- a CDS encoding aspartate aminotransferase family protein, translating to MNTKELIEIEDNYFINTFTRQPIVLDHGDGVKVTDIDGNEYIDMFAGIAVNALGHNHPKLVKAIQDQAEKLIHVSSIYYNEPALIYAKKLIELTSFDRIFYANSGAEANEGAIKLAVKYTGKSEVISTIESFHGRTVTTLAATGHEHYHEPFKAILPKGFINVPYNNIDAIKEAITDNTAAIIVEPVQGEGGVNIPDMDYLKEISKICKENNIVFIVDEVQTGFGRCGTLFAHELFDVKPDIMTMAKAIGGGVPMGGILATDEVASAFVPGDHGTTFGGGPLVCAAANAVLDVIYDDDLLTNSKEMGQYLKEELEKLQENHDIIKEVRGCGLMVGIELTQPGAEYVDKLREKGFLINCTAGNVLRLVPPLIIKKEEIDEFVKALDETL from the coding sequence ATGAATACTAAAGAACTTATTGAAATTGAAGATAATTATTTTATTAACACATTCACAAGACAACCAATCGTATTGGATCATGGGGATGGTGTAAAAGTAACAGATATTGATGGAAATGAATATATAGATATGTTTGCTGGAATTGCCGTTAATGCCTTAGGTCACAATCATCCAAAACTCGTTAAAGCTATTCAAGATCAGGCAGAAAAGCTTATTCATGTGTCAAGTATTTACTATAATGAACCTGCATTAATCTATGCTAAAAAATTAATCGAATTAACAAGTTTTGATAGAATATTTTATGCAAACAGTGGTGCTGAAGCAAATGAAGGAGCTATAAAGTTAGCTGTAAAATACACTGGAAAAAGTGAAGTAATATCAACTATAGAATCATTTCACGGAAGAACGGTTACAACACTTGCAGCAACTGGGCATGAACATTATCACGAACCATTCAAAGCAATATTGCCAAAAGGATTTATTAATGTGCCATACAATAATATAGATGCAATAAAAGAAGCTATTACAGATAATACTGCTGCAATTATTGTGGAGCCTGTTCAAGGTGAAGGTGGAGTCAATATTCCTGATATGGACTACCTTAAGGAAATCTCCAAAATATGTAAGGAAAATAATATTGTTTTCATAGTCGATGAAGTGCAAACAGGATTTGGAAGATGTGGAACATTATTTGCCCATGAATTGTTTGATGTAAAACCTGATATAATGACTATGGCAAAAGCTATTGGAGGAGGAGTTCCAATGGGTGGTATTCTTGCAACTGATGAAGTGGCCAGCGCATTTGTACCTGGAGATCACGGAACCACATTCGGTGGGGGACCATTGGTATGTGCTGCAGCTAATGCAGTTTTGGATGTTATCTATGATGATGATTTGTTAACTAATTCAAAAGAAATGGGCCAATACCTAAAAGAAGAATTAGAAAAACTTCAGGAAAATCATGATATCATTAAAGAAGTAAGAGGCTGCGGATTGATGGTCGGTATTGAATTGACACAACCTGGTGCAGAATATGTTGATAAACTCCGTGAAAAAGGATTTTTAATCAACTGTACTGCTGGAAATGTCTTAAGACTAGTTCCACCATTAATAATCAAAAAAGAAGAAATTGATGAATTTGTAAAAGCTTTAGATGAAACACTCTAA
- a CDS encoding peptidylprolyl isomerase: MKVAIIETDKGVIELELFPNEAPGTVANFEKLINEGFYDGLTFHRVIPNFVIQGGCPNGNGTGGPGYTIKCETEGNPHKHGTGALSMAHAGKDTGGSQFFITHSPQPHLDGVHTVFGQVIKGQDVVNAIEQGDHMNKLYVEER; the protein is encoded by the coding sequence ATGAAAGTCGCAATAATTGAAACTGATAAAGGAGTAATTGAATTAGAATTATTCCCAAATGAAGCTCCAGGAACTGTAGCTAACTTCGAAAAATTGATTAACGAAGGATTTTATGATGGATTAACTTTCCATAGAGTAATTCCCAACTTTGTAATACAAGGCGGATGCCCTAATGGAAATGGAACAGGCGGACCAGGTTATACCATCAAATGTGAAACTGAAGGAAATCCTCACAAACATGGAACTGGTGCTTTATCAATGGCACATGCAGGTAAAGACACTGGTGGAAGCCAATTCTTTATTACTCACTCACCACAACCTCACTTAGACGGAGTTCATACTGTATTCGGTCAAGTAATTAAAGGCCAAGATGTGGTTAATGCAATTGAACAAGGCGACCACATGAACAAATTATATGTCGAAGAAAGATAG
- a CDS encoding right-handed parallel beta-helix repeat-containing protein: MKIKNIMIGLMILFVLCSISSVSAIDLNDTQSVDADFVAISNDDVQLSIQQDDNLSSGSFNELQNQINKASNGAVIKLSQDYSVSGDSGISIGKSLTINGQGHTIDCSNLKYTYLFDSSSGKITLENLVIKNNKNMRLGFGAIYIRGTAEYTINNCTFMANTASDGGAIYNGVRENTLTVKNSKFINCGVSGGSGGAIYSRGNLIIENCYFEGNTALIDGAAVYSDKIVKVINTKFISNKLSKMDVKHPTYGGAIYSGDAVYVERCQFTNNAADDLGGAIFSYANIVVKNSSFTKNSALKGGAIYSDSSNVVISTSTFTDNAAKSGEGGAIYSSKWTHIENSTFTRNTADAKGGAVYTNYIQFGPNVFFINNTAKDHGGAVYTDYISSNVCNINFNGNKVTRDFGGAIYINKKSGDVSFINSTFIANSATAGDGGAIFSDSGSTNIILINSTFKNNYATGGKEKRYGGAVRCKNKLTVDNCTFIDNWAENLGGAIYTDLLDSIKNSVFISNHAKEGGAIYVNNKCTMSIINTYFSSNKATDGRGGAIYTDSKSASLTINNNVFLGNDASGQGKDVFNSGKYSSIQQNWWGTNSPSFNNEKLMEYHTIGRNEKHSDGNPNKVSISGDSKGYVGVDSTIKVTFTSGVSNYEFSTIKLSSDKKGTFTTKNIAGNSLEVIFVPNEEGTHKITATVDSETLTYNLAVGKISVYGKDMTKVQGDNKTFTAVFKDSNGNYLNKGSEVAFEINKVEYKAKVSSNGVAQLTSISNLQPGVYTVKSINKVTGESFTNQLKIVSRNATYNINDIFSVKFASEKLKNGSVIFKVGSYTFNANITDDIAYCQLNVKAGDYAVKVLHNNKEVYTINIKVLNKYSQTPAILNKTSYGSLIPLHTNETFNKASNVIYSNIGDNLRRYIFPNGESSIIYNVTVSNNGEFENVLKKISGNDFRADIIIINLKKDTYKLASGFYKDKEWSYYIHLTHGALYINGNGATIDDNYKNGFITLEKGTKISVNNLTFTRFKRVFVNNGEVYCNGVSFVKNDASFWATTTQGSVIYNKNTATFINCVFDKNDNRHGASVYTYQDDMPAAVLYAEPGSLTNFVLCDFKTDYDTIHAVDGSMVVLYDKNRDNFNKLTKDLNNNFEAGSCLDYRPYSSFNVNRTATYTYNNVLKLAKDNRESIFNSNSSSFVFNLDKKTYTISSSDYNNVAFKNDFRSYNSKATFATKGGKKDNYHIRHGFLFDIGSRSVVINGNGAEIKLSGSSDKSDNHFAFVPKYGSLTLINLTISGFNDAIVNYGKLIIINCTFKDNRIHYFYQNAESEFGGAIRNYDSSYVYNTTFTNNRASYGGAYFGKGVSSFAQFYNCSFSGNTRLSNLAWYNGDDNPIYLDENAVVKVIGCNGLSKSNIITKNDGLVLYRDSLNETIYNLVVNDVSDLYKLSVVVNSNDNYDVINVSFVNKQYGAIPNSKILFDFNYGNLILNGNGATIFVQNPDDKDETQFLVTKKRSSVFINNLTIQGFNIAIYNKGTVSIFNSHMNNNKVDYNVKSDYGGAIVNEGSVLIYNSTFANNYAKYAGAIYNKGTLSIVASDFSNNKGYSSKSNVDVYNQEAAVSIVSVKSYPSVTDHFPRPAWQQDLIETSITLAITLVTAGVSCGVSYAEIAAAHYINMLVGTVAGTIGGLANAISYSVDNHDYSQFASRLLSGINDGVSAVAYGEGLNLIIKNSVNPLANQHMAPEKMQEIGINKIFDSFVKASIRLVKDVIIA, from the coding sequence ATGAAGATAAAAAACATAATGATTGGATTAATGATATTATTTGTTTTATGTTCAATTTCTAGCGTCAGCGCTATTGATTTAAATGATACGCAATCAGTAGATGCTGATTTTGTAGCTATTTCAAATGATGATGTTCAATTATCTATTCAACAAGATGATAACTTAAGTTCAGGTTCATTTAATGAACTTCAAAATCAAATAAATAAAGCCTCAAATGGGGCAGTTATAAAGTTAAGTCAGGATTATTCTGTAAGCGGGGATTCCGGAATATCAATTGGTAAAAGCTTGACAATCAATGGACAAGGCCATACAATTGACTGTTCTAATTTAAAATATACTTATCTATTTGATTCATCAAGTGGAAAGATTACTTTAGAAAATCTGGTAATAAAAAATAATAAAAATATGCGATTAGGTTTTGGAGCCATATATATTAGAGGAACTGCGGAATACACAATCAATAACTGTACTTTTATGGCCAATACTGCATCTGATGGTGGAGCGATTTATAATGGTGTGAGAGAAAACACACTTACTGTTAAAAATTCCAAATTCATTAATTGCGGAGTTTCAGGTGGTAGTGGTGGAGCGATTTATTCTAGGGGAAATTTAATTATTGAAAATTGTTATTTTGAAGGTAACACGGCTTTAATTGATGGGGCTGCTGTTTATTCTGATAAAATAGTTAAAGTAATTAACACAAAATTTATCTCCAATAAATTATCTAAAATGGATGTTAAGCATCCAACATATGGTGGTGCAATTTATTCTGGTGATGCGGTATATGTTGAAAGATGTCAGTTTACAAATAATGCTGCTGATGATTTAGGTGGGGCAATTTTTTCATATGCAAATATTGTAGTTAAAAATTCATCCTTCACTAAAAACTCTGCTCTTAAGGGTGGTGCCATTTATTCAGATAGTTCAAATGTAGTTATTTCAACTTCAACCTTTACTGATAATGCTGCTAAATCCGGTGAAGGTGGAGCTATTTATTCCTCTAAATGGACACATATTGAAAATTCAACATTCACAAGAAATACTGCCGATGCTAAAGGCGGAGCAGTATATACCAATTATATTCAATTTGGTCCAAATGTATTTTTCATAAATAACACTGCTAAGGATCATGGTGGTGCAGTATACACCGATTACATTTCATCTAATGTATGTAATATTAATTTTAATGGAAATAAGGTTACCCGCGATTTTGGTGGGGCTATTTATATTAATAAAAAATCTGGTGATGTGTCTTTCATCAATTCCACATTTATAGCTAACTCCGCTACGGCTGGTGATGGTGGAGCTATATTCAGTGATAGCGGATCAACAAATATCATATTAATTAATTCAACATTTAAAAATAATTATGCAACCGGTGGTAAAGAAAAACGTTATGGTGGAGCAGTAAGGTGTAAAAATAAACTTACTGTTGATAATTGTACTTTTATAGATAATTGGGCTGAAAATTTAGGTGGTGCTATTTATACAGATTTATTGGATAGCATTAAAAATTCAGTATTCATATCCAATCATGCTAAAGAAGGTGGAGCAATTTATGTCAACAATAAATGCACAATGTCTATTATCAATACCTATTTCAGTTCCAATAAAGCTACTGATGGGCGTGGAGGAGCAATCTATACAGATTCAAAATCTGCTTCTTTAACTATAAATAATAATGTATTTTTAGGCAATGATGCATCAGGTCAAGGAAAAGATGTTTTCAACAGTGGAAAATATTCATCTATTCAACAAAATTGGTGGGGAACTAATTCTCCTTCATTTAATAATGAGAAATTGATGGAATATCACACAATTGGTCGTAATGAAAAACATTCTGATGGCAATCCAAATAAAGTTAGTATTTCTGGTGATTCAAAAGGATATGTTGGTGTTGATAGCACTATAAAAGTTACTTTCACATCAGGTGTATCTAACTATGAATTTTCCACAATCAAGTTATCTTCAGATAAAAAAGGCACTTTCACAACTAAAAATATTGCTGGCAATTCTTTAGAAGTCATATTTGTTCCTAATGAGGAGGGAACTCATAAGATTACTGCTACTGTTGATTCTGAAACTTTAACATATAATTTGGCTGTTGGTAAAATCAGTGTTTATGGAAAAGACATGACTAAAGTTCAGGGTGATAATAAGACTTTCACTGCAGTATTTAAAGATTCAAATGGCAATTATCTAAATAAGGGTAGCGAAGTTGCTTTTGAAATTAATAAGGTTGAATATAAAGCTAAGGTTTCTAGTAATGGTGTTGCTCAGTTAACTTCCATAAGTAATTTACAGCCAGGTGTTTACACTGTTAAATCAATCAATAAGGTTACTGGTGAATCTTTCACTAATCAGCTTAAAATAGTGTCAAGAAATGCTACATATAATATAAACGATATTTTTTCAGTTAAATTCGCTTCAGAAAAATTAAAAAATGGCAGTGTGATATTTAAGGTTGGAAGCTATACTTTCAATGCCAATATTACTGATGATATTGCATATTGTCAATTAAATGTTAAAGCAGGTGATTATGCCGTTAAGGTGTTACATAACAATAAGGAAGTTTACACCATTAACATCAAGGTGCTTAATAAATATTCTCAAACACCTGCAATTTTAAATAAAACGAGTTATGGTTCTTTAATACCATTACATACTAATGAAACTTTCAATAAAGCAAGTAATGTTATTTATAGTAATATTGGAGATAATCTTCGTCGTTATATTTTCCCGAATGGAGAATCAAGTATTATTTATAATGTGACGGTCTCAAATAATGGCGAATTTGAAAATGTTCTTAAAAAAATATCCGGTAATGATTTCAGGGCAGACATTATAATAATCAACCTTAAGAAGGATACGTATAAACTTGCCAGTGGTTTTTATAAAGACAAGGAATGGAGTTATTATATTCACTTAACTCATGGTGCTCTATATATTAACGGTAATGGTGCTACAATTGATGATAACTATAAAAATGGATTTATTACTTTAGAAAAAGGAACTAAAATTTCAGTAAATAATCTTACTTTTACACGTTTTAAACGTGTATTTGTAAATAATGGTGAAGTATACTGTAATGGAGTTAGTTTTGTTAAAAATGATGCATCTTTCTGGGCAACCACAACTCAGGGAAGTGTTATCTATAATAAAAATACAGCTACCTTCATAAATTGTGTTTTTGACAAAAATGATAATAGGCATGGCGCATCTGTTTACACGTATCAGGATGATATGCCGGCAGCGGTTTTATATGCGGAACCAGGTTCATTAACGAATTTTGTCTTATGCGATTTCAAAACTGATTATGATACTATTCATGCTGTTGATGGAAGTATGGTTGTTCTTTATGATAAGAATAGGGATAACTTCAATAAACTCACAAAAGACCTAAATAATAACTTTGAAGCAGGATCCTGTCTTGATTATAGACCATATTCATCTTTCAATGTCAATAGGACTGCTACCTATACTTATAATAATGTTCTTAAGTTAGCAAAAGATAATAGGGAAAGTATTTTTAATTCCAATAGTTCTTCATTTGTTTTTAATTTAGATAAAAAAACATATACTATTTCTTCATCTGATTATAATAATGTAGCGTTCAAAAATGACTTCCGTTCTTATAATTCTAAAGCGACATTTGCTACAAAGGGCGGTAAAAAGGACAATTACCATATCCGTCATGGTTTCTTATTTGATATTGGAAGTAGGTCTGTAGTTATAAATGGTAATGGTGCTGAAATCAAATTGTCTGGTAGTTCAGATAAAAGTGACAATCATTTTGCTTTTGTTCCAAAATATGGTTCATTAACTTTGATTAACTTAACTATATCCGGTTTTAATGATGCTATTGTCAATTATGGTAAGTTAATTATTATTAACTGTACATTTAAGGATAATCGGATACATTATTTCTATCAAAATGCTGAATCCGAATTTGGTGGGGCGATAAGAAATTATGACTCATCATATGTTTACAATACAACGTTCACCAATAATCGTGCTTCTTATGGTGGAGCATACTTTGGTAAAGGGGTTTCTTCATTTGCTCAATTCTATAACTGTTCATTCAGTGGAAATACCCGATTGTCCAATTTAGCATGGTATAATGGTGATGATAATCCAATATACTTGGATGAAAATGCTGTTGTCAAAGTTATTGGCTGTAATGGACTCTCTAAATCTAATATCATTACAAAAAATGATGGATTAGTTTTATACAGGGACAGTCTCAACGAAACTATTTATAATTTAGTTGTAAATGATGTTTCCGATTTATATAAATTATCTGTTGTAGTTAATAGCAATGATAATTATGATGTTATTAATGTATCCTTTGTAAACAAGCAATACGGTGCAATACCTAATTCAAAAATATTGTTTGATTTCAATTACGGTAATCTGATTTTAAATGGTAATGGCGCTACAATATTTGTTCAAAATCCTGATGATAAAGATGAGACTCAATTTTTAGTAACGAAAAAAAGGTCTTCTGTATTTATCAATAATCTAACGATTCAGGGATTTAACATTGCAATTTATAATAAGGGTACTGTCAGTATTTTCAATTCTCATATGAATAATAATAAGGTTGATTATAATGTGAAAAGTGATTATGGTGGAGCTATTGTTAATGAAGGTTCAGTCCTTATTTATAATTCCACATTCGCTAATAACTATGCTAAATATGCAGGAGCAATTTATAATAAAGGTACTTTAAGTATTGTTGCTAGTGATTTTTCAAATAATAAGGGATATAGTAGCAAAAGCAATGTTGATGTCTATAATCAGGAGGCTGCAGTTTCAATAGTTTCAGTTAAGTCATATCCTAGTGTAACTGATCATTTCCCAAGACCTGCATGGCAACAGGATTTAATTGAAACTAGTATTACATTGGCTATTACATTAGTTACTGCTGGTGTTAGTTGTGGAGTTTCATATGCTGAAATTGCGGCAGCCCATTACATTAATATGCTTGTAGGTACTGTTGCAGGTACTATAGGAGGTTTAGCCAATGCAATATCATATTCTGTTGATAATCATGACTATAGTCAGTTTGCTTCAAGACTTTTAAGCGGTATCAATGATGGTGTAAGTGCTGTAGCGTATGGTGAGGGATTAAATCTTATAATTAAAAATTCTGTTAATCCTTTAGCAAATCAGCATATGGCTCCTGAAAAAATGCAGGAAATAGGTATTAATAAGATTTTTGATAGTTTTGTTAAAGCTTCAATTAGGCTTGTTAAAGATGTTATTATTGCATGA